A region from the Pithys albifrons albifrons isolate INPA30051 chromosome Z, PitAlb_v1, whole genome shotgun sequence genome encodes:
- the HACD4 gene encoding very-long-chain (3R)-3-hydroxyacyl-CoA dehydratase 4 isoform X1, translating into MNMYLFVYDLMQFCGHSWIFTNMIIRFMTFGKDSLADTFYSIGLVMRLCQLLSVLEILHILIGIDKSRLLPRFLQITERIIVLFVVINSQEEVQGKYIVCVLFFLWNLLDVVRYTYNMLSRMGIYYLPLTWLNFSLCIPLYPLSVLSEAYAICVSLPYFESFGTYSIKLPFPFTFSIYFPYVLKMYLLVLFIGMCFTMQNIFSKRKAHQGTDNIKNKRS; encoded by the exons ATGAACATGTACCTGTTTGTGTATGACTTAATGCAATTCTGTGGGCATTCATGGATATTTACAAATATGATCATCAGGTTCATGACATTTGGAAAAG ATTCATTGGCTGACACGTTTTACTCCATAGGACTTGTAATGCGCCTTTGCCAGTTGTTATCTGTATTGGAGATCCTGCATATCCTCATTGGCATTGACAAAAGCCGTCTCCTTCCCAGGTTTTTGCAg ATCACTGAGagaataattgttttatttgttgtgaTCAACAGTCAGGAAGAAGTTCAAGGGAAATACATcgtgtgtgttttgtttttcctttggaatttaTTAGATGTGGTCAG ATACACTTACAACATGTTGTCAAGGATGGGAATATACTACCTACCACTGACATGGCTCAACTTCTCACTGTGCATCCCACTTTACCCACTTTCAGTTCTGAGTGAAG CATATGCAATCTGTGTATCGCTGCCTTATTTTGAATCCTTTGGTACATACTCCATCAAGCTACCATTTCCATTCACCTTCTCAATCTACTTCCCTTATGTTCTGAAAATGTACCTGCTAGTACTCTTTATAG GTATGTGCTTTACCATGCAGAACATCTTCTCCAAGAGAAAGGCACACCAAGGGACAGACAacatcaaaaataaaagaagctaA
- the HACD4 gene encoding very-long-chain (3R)-3-hydroxyacyl-CoA dehydratase 4 isoform X2: MNMYLFVYDLMQFCGHSWIFTNMIIRFMTFGKGLVMRLCQLLSVLEILHILIGIDKSRLLPRFLQITERIIVLFVVINSQEEVQGKYIVCVLFFLWNLLDVVRYTYNMLSRMGIYYLPLTWLNFSLCIPLYPLSVLSEAYAICVSLPYFESFGTYSIKLPFPFTFSIYFPYVLKMYLLVLFIGMCFTMQNIFSKRKAHQGTDNIKNKRS; this comes from the exons ATGAACATGTACCTGTTTGTGTATGACTTAATGCAATTCTGTGGGCATTCATGGATATTTACAAATATGATCATCAGGTTCATGACATTTGGAAAAG GACTTGTAATGCGCCTTTGCCAGTTGTTATCTGTATTGGAGATCCTGCATATCCTCATTGGCATTGACAAAAGCCGTCTCCTTCCCAGGTTTTTGCAg ATCACTGAGagaataattgttttatttgttgtgaTCAACAGTCAGGAAGAAGTTCAAGGGAAATACATcgtgtgtgttttgtttttcctttggaatttaTTAGATGTGGTCAG ATACACTTACAACATGTTGTCAAGGATGGGAATATACTACCTACCACTGACATGGCTCAACTTCTCACTGTGCATCCCACTTTACCCACTTTCAGTTCTGAGTGAAG CATATGCAATCTGTGTATCGCTGCCTTATTTTGAATCCTTTGGTACATACTCCATCAAGCTACCATTTCCATTCACCTTCTCAATCTACTTCCCTTATGTTCTGAAAATGTACCTGCTAGTACTCTTTATAG GTATGTGCTTTACCATGCAGAACATCTTCTCCAAGAGAAAGGCACACCAAGGGACAGACAacatcaaaaataaaagaagctaA